A region from the Paraburkholderia youngii genome encodes:
- a CDS encoding ComEC/Rec2 family competence protein yields the protein MDGIEIEFLPVGGGERSGDAICLRWGTPGNYKVMVYDGGTQESGQLLVDHIKSHYGTTHVDYMVNSHPDNDHASGLSVVLEQMSVGELWMHQPWNYSDEICHYFRDGRITSASLAARLQQKMRAAYNLEKLAEEKGIPVYEPFAGALIGIFRVLSPDNFRYVHELVPEFEKSPELKEDTLAGLLAKLMDSASELVKKAVSYVAEQWGEEYLPENVETSAENESSVVLYTEVQQKGFLLTGDAGVQTLRKAAECAAIWGFDIVRRVHLAQIPHHGSRRNVSTETLDLLFGPRNPVAGLPAARYAIASAAKEAPTHPKKRVVNAFVRRGFEICATKGQTIRYGIGMPGRPGWTSAPVLEFSTEVEE from the coding sequence GTGGACGGTATCGAAATCGAATTTCTGCCCGTGGGTGGCGGAGAGCGCAGCGGCGATGCAATCTGCCTGCGATGGGGTACTCCAGGCAACTACAAGGTAATGGTCTACGACGGAGGCACTCAAGAGTCAGGTCAGTTGCTGGTCGACCATATCAAGTCACATTACGGTACGACCCATGTCGACTACATGGTGAATTCCCACCCTGACAACGACCACGCTAGCGGCCTCTCTGTGGTGCTTGAGCAGATGTCGGTCGGTGAACTGTGGATGCACCAGCCGTGGAACTATTCCGACGAAATTTGCCATTATTTCCGCGACGGTCGTATTACGAGCGCCAGTCTGGCTGCACGACTTCAGCAAAAGATGCGTGCGGCTTATAACCTCGAGAAGCTTGCCGAAGAAAAAGGGATTCCCGTCTACGAACCATTCGCCGGTGCATTAATTGGCATCTTTCGCGTGCTGTCGCCAGACAATTTTCGCTACGTTCACGAACTGGTGCCTGAGTTCGAGAAGTCTCCCGAACTAAAGGAAGACACGCTTGCTGGACTTCTGGCGAAGCTCATGGATTCAGCGAGCGAACTCGTCAAGAAAGCTGTCAGTTACGTGGCCGAACAGTGGGGCGAAGAATACCTTCCGGAGAATGTCGAGACGTCGGCCGAAAACGAAAGCAGTGTTGTGCTGTACACAGAAGTTCAGCAAAAAGGCTTCTTGTTGACAGGAGACGCAGGAGTTCAGACGCTCCGCAAGGCGGCCGAATGCGCTGCAATTTGGGGATTTGACATTGTGCGCCGAGTACATCTCGCTCAAATTCCTCATCACGGCAGCCGACGAAACGTCTCCACTGAGACACTCGACCTGTTGTTTGGACCTCGCAACCCCGTCGCGGGACTTCCCGCCGCACGTTACGCGATTGCGTCGGCGGCGAAAGAGGCTCCTACGCACCCCAAGAAACGAGTGGTGAATGCGTTCGTGCGGCGCGGTTTTGAGATTTGTGCAACGAAGGGGCAAACGATCCGTTACGGTATCGGGATGCCGGGAAGGCCCGGATGGACATCAGCACCGGTTCTCGAATTCTCGACAGAAGTTGAAGAATGA
- a CDS encoding DUF6471 domain-containing protein: MQSGVKTQGVSVAAATDELDYAEFARRSLKTVLSTRGITYAQLADRLSALGHVETETSIAQKVRRGTFQFAFFILCMKAVGVSRVSIDVPTGDSSNAIHL; this comes from the coding sequence ATGCAGAGTGGGGTTAAAACGCAAGGGGTCTCTGTCGCGGCCGCCACGGACGAGCTCGACTACGCGGAATTTGCCCGGCGATCGTTGAAAACGGTTCTCTCGACCCGGGGTATTACGTATGCACAGCTTGCCGACAGGCTGTCTGCATTAGGGCATGTCGAGACCGAGACTTCGATCGCCCAGAAGGTCCGCAGAGGGACATTCCAGTTTGCGTTCTTCATTCTTTGCATGAAAGCCGTCGGCGTCTCCCGTGTGTCGATTGACGTGCCGACAGGCGATTCATCGAACGCGATCCATCTTTAA